One window of Thiomicrorhabdus lithotrophica genomic DNA carries:
- a CDS encoding OmpA/MotB family protein, translated as MNIVLERAKSAWLLAFGDVITLLITFFIMTIVLNKGEISKIQKWVDQQVNETYQVLRTEIENKNLQVIKISRNANGVLLTIKSDKAFESGSFTPSVQLQSELAVIGNMLNKTPLLNIEQSQENKKIIKRAKEDGMQWYSEVVVEGHTDNDKINPLSRLRNNFFLSTLRAQSVMQTLYTVSDLPANFFSVAGYGEWQTVASNETEQGKQQNRRVEILLTASFQKSSY; from the coding sequence ATGAATATTGTCTTAGAGCGTGCGAAGTCAGCCTGGTTGTTAGCCTTTGGTGATGTCATTACATTATTGATTACCTTCTTTATTATGACGATTGTGTTGAACAAAGGTGAAATCAGTAAGATTCAGAAGTGGGTAGACCAACAAGTGAATGAAACCTATCAGGTGTTAAGGACTGAGATTGAAAACAAAAACCTACAAGTGATTAAGATTAGCCGAAATGCAAATGGTGTCTTACTGACGATTAAAAGTGATAAGGCTTTTGAGAGTGGGTCATTTACCCCTTCGGTTCAACTTCAGTCTGAGTTAGCTGTTATTGGCAATATGCTCAATAAAACGCCCTTATTAAACATTGAACAGTCACAAGAGAATAAAAAGATTATTAAACGCGCTAAAGAAGATGGCATGCAGTGGTATTCAGAAGTGGTGGTAGAGGGACATACAGATAATGACAAGATAAACCCTTTGTCTCGATTAAGAAATAACTTTTTCTTAAGTACGCTTAGAGCTCAATCTGTTATGCAAACGTTATATACAGTCAGCGATTTGCCTGCGAATTTTTTTTCGGTAGCGGGTTATGGTGAGTGGCAAACAGTTGCATCAAATGAAACGGAACAAGGTAAACAACAAAATAGACGAGTAGAAATACTGCTTACAGCAAGTTTTCAAAAGAGTTCTTATTGA
- a CDS encoding methyl-accepting chemotaxis protein has translation MSNVKDPVLLAADKKVLLILLAHIPFLAFLAPIGYDTFNFAIPMTLIIGALVLVSYFALRGTRGFGILSGVFLMLFSAALIQTQMGRIEMHFHIFVALAFLLIYRDWLVVVVAAAVIAVHHLLLTYLQLNQVEVAGMPIMLFSYDCSWSLTFLHALFVVVESAVLIYYSVMMKKEADVSNSVMNTINNVSENSNFSARIAENATHPSVIATNSLLSSIESAFKQINEVMNAIASGRFNQRIQQEFSGDLGTLKQSVNNTAQSVTDTMASLEEIMDGLNRGDFSVRMNPKVQGDLKLKVDEAMSQTENMISKLMEVMEGLSNGDFGQRIDIDAPGQLDLLKKNVNQALDEVQEAFTEINQASERLSSGKLNQLIQGTYKGELNTIKDGMNTAFHSLNSLINNVTQMNGKLQNASASISGDSVTLSNSLSNQALELQNSADTMERITHEVKQSADSAVQANQLSDRARTQAQEGVSVMNNTIDSMRSIQNSSQKIAEIVGLIDSIAFQTNLLALNAAVEAARAGEQGRGFAVVAGEVRTLAQKSADAAKEIRGLIDNTVNAIESGTQMVEKSGEALGDINTGINSVSELISEMAAMSLEQANSISTLNQQISQMDQTTQNNVHIANKAMDSANLVVGEVDALSDTISQFEISDAVPKLPSK, from the coding sequence ATGAGTAACGTTAAAGACCCTGTCTTACTCGCCGCTGATAAAAAAGTTCTATTGATTTTATTGGCACACATACCTTTTTTGGCATTTCTTGCCCCAATCGGCTATGACACGTTTAATTTTGCCATACCTATGACTTTAATAATTGGTGCTTTAGTATTGGTAAGTTATTTTGCATTAAGAGGAACACGTGGTTTTGGGATTTTAAGTGGCGTATTCTTGATGCTGTTTTCTGCGGCTTTAATCCAAACGCAAATGGGTCGAATAGAAATGCACTTTCACATCTTTGTTGCTCTGGCATTTTTATTAATCTATAGAGACTGGCTAGTAGTGGTTGTAGCCGCTGCAGTTATTGCAGTTCATCACCTACTGTTAACCTATCTTCAGCTTAACCAAGTGGAAGTGGCTGGCATGCCTATTATGCTATTCAGCTATGACTGTAGTTGGAGCTTAACCTTCTTACACGCCTTGTTTGTAGTAGTTGAATCTGCGGTATTAATCTACTATTCGGTTATGATGAAAAAAGAAGCGGATGTTTCTAATAGTGTCATGAACACAATTAACAATGTTTCTGAAAACTCAAATTTCTCGGCACGTATTGCAGAAAACGCAACACACCCTTCAGTTATTGCAACCAACAGTTTACTAAGTTCTATTGAATCAGCATTTAAGCAAATCAATGAAGTGATGAACGCTATTGCTTCAGGTCGATTCAATCAGCGTATTCAGCAAGAGTTTTCTGGTGATTTAGGCACATTAAAACAGTCTGTAAACAATACAGCCCAAAGTGTTACTGACACCATGGCGAGTCTAGAAGAAATTATGGACGGTTTAAATCGCGGTGATTTTTCAGTTCGAATGAATCCAAAAGTGCAGGGCGACTTAAAGCTAAAAGTGGATGAAGCGATGAGCCAAACAGAAAACATGATCTCTAAACTGATGGAAGTCATGGAAGGGTTATCAAACGGTGATTTTGGACAGCGTATAGATATAGATGCTCCTGGACAGTTAGACCTTCTTAAAAAGAATGTAAACCAAGCCTTAGATGAGGTTCAAGAAGCATTTACCGAAATTAACCAAGCTTCTGAACGCCTCAGCTCAGGAAAATTAAATCAATTAATACAAGGTACCTACAAAGGTGAGCTAAACACTATTAAAGATGGTATGAACACGGCATTCCATAGTTTAAACAGCTTAATTAACAATGTAACTCAAATGAATGGCAAGCTACAAAATGCATCAGCCAGCATATCTGGTGACAGTGTAACACTCTCTAATAGCCTATCTAATCAGGCATTAGAACTACAAAATTCCGCTGATACGATGGAACGTATTACTCATGAGGTTAAACAGTCTGCCGACAGTGCTGTTCAAGCCAATCAGTTATCTGATAGAGCGAGAACGCAAGCTCAAGAAGGTGTGTCAGTTATGAATAACACCATTGACTCTATGCGCAGTATTCAAAACTCTAGTCAAAAAATTGCTGAGATTGTTGGCCTTATTGATAGTATCGCTTTCCAAACCAACCTATTGGCCCTTAACGCCGCAGTAGAAGCGGCTCGTGCTGGCGAGCAAGGACGTGGATTTGCGGTTGTTGCCGGTGAGGTTCGTACGCTTGCACAAAAATCAGCTGATGCCGCTAAAGAGATTCGTGGCTTAATTGACAATACCGTAAACGCGATTGAATCAGGCACACAAATGGTTGAAAAATCGGGTGAGGCACTAGGTGACATCAATACAGGAATAAACAGTGTTAGTGAGCTAATTTCTGAAATGGCGGCAATGAGCTTGGAGCAGGCGAACAGTATTTCAACCCTGAACCAGCAAATATCTCAAATGGATCAAACCACTCAAAACAATGTACATATTGCCAATAAAGCAATGGATTCTGCCAACTTAGTTGTGGGTGAGGTCGACGCATTATCTGACACGATTAGTCAATTTGAAATAAGTGATGCAGTTCCCAAATTACCATCCAAATAA
- the ung gene encoding uracil-DNA glycosylase, with amino-acid sequence MIDNNLDIKLDSSWLPYLENEFSKPYMQELRAFLTSEKASGKKILPKTSEWFNALNSTPLDQVKVIIIGQDPYPTPGHAHGLCFSVKPDVKPLPKSLLNINKELMTDIGVDNQHTGNLQPWANQGVLLLNAVLTVEAGLTNSHQNKGWEQFTDAVIEVVNAQNEHCVFVLWGAYAQKKGKMIDRHKHLVIESPHPSPLSAYRGFFGSQPFSKTNAYLKKNNKSIINWQL; translated from the coding sequence ATGATTGATAACAACTTAGACATTAAACTAGACTCTAGCTGGTTACCTTATTTAGAAAATGAATTTTCTAAACCCTACATGCAGGAGCTACGGGCTTTTTTAACTTCAGAAAAAGCCTCGGGAAAAAAAATCCTCCCTAAAACGAGTGAATGGTTTAATGCTTTGAATAGCACGCCATTAGACCAAGTTAAGGTCATCATTATTGGACAAGACCCCTACCCAACGCCAGGTCATGCACACGGCCTATGCTTTTCTGTTAAGCCTGATGTAAAACCTCTGCCTAAGTCACTATTGAATATAAACAAAGAACTCATGACGGACATAGGTGTTGATAATCAACATACTGGCAACCTGCAACCGTGGGCAAATCAAGGTGTTTTATTACTTAATGCCGTATTAACGGTAGAGGCAGGCCTAACAAATTCTCACCAAAATAAAGGCTGGGAGCAATTTACAGATGCTGTGATTGAAGTTGTTAATGCTCAAAACGAACATTGCGTATTTGTCTTATGGGGAGCTTACGCCCAGAAAAAAGGCAAAATGATTGACCGTCATAAACACCTCGTCATAGAAAGCCCACACCCTTCCCCACTATCCGCCTACAGAGGTTTTTTTGGTAGCCAGCCTTTTTCAAAAACCAATGCTTATCTAAAAAAAAATAATAAATCTATTATTAATTGGCAACTTTAG
- a CDS encoding SCO family protein yields the protein MNIKSRFTVIITISLAILIVMPLVFYWVTTGEYYGRKIDQVAPDFTLSDTQGKEHSLSQHKGKFTFLYFGYLNCDEVCHNQVGVMFNINHQTTNKDLDFIFVTMDPKRDSKQLLNDYFNQFGSNFYALTGQSMREIQSVASKYKAYFSPESGTQIGKDYEISHPGNIFLIDPNGKIKVIYQNTYLRYDKVIEDLNLLRMKFNENQTTKLSLKAKEANYE from the coding sequence ATGAATATAAAATCACGCTTCACAGTTATTATTACAATTTCTTTGGCTATATTGATAGTGATGCCGCTAGTGTTTTATTGGGTCACAACAGGAGAGTATTACGGCCGTAAAATCGACCAAGTAGCGCCTGACTTTACATTAAGTGACACTCAAGGTAAAGAACACAGTTTGTCGCAACATAAGGGGAAATTTACTTTTTTATATTTTGGCTATTTAAACTGCGATGAAGTTTGCCATAACCAAGTGGGCGTTATGTTTAATATCAACCACCAAACCACAAACAAGGATTTAGATTTCATTTTTGTCACCATGGATCCAAAACGTGACTCCAAACAATTACTAAATGATTACTTTAATCAGTTTGGTTCAAACTTTTATGCCTTAACGGGTCAGTCAATGCGTGAGATTCAATCAGTAGCCAGTAAATACAAAGCCTACTTCTCACCAGAGAGTGGTACTCAAATCGGAAAAGATTACGAAATTTCTCATCCAGGAAATATTTTTTTAATTGACCCTAATGGAAAAATCAAAGTAATCTACCAAAATACGTATTTACGCTATGATAAAGTCATCGAAGATTTAAACCTTCTTAGAATGAAATTTAATGAAAACCAAACTACAAAACTCTCTCTAAAAGCCAAGGAGGCAAACTATGAGTAA
- the pdxH gene encoding pyridoxamine 5'-phosphate oxidase yields the protein MPNRDYHQERREYDFTELSRDQLSSDPFIQFSSWMDEAVANKIIDPTAMSVSTVDSNGQPHSRVVLLKESDEQGFVFYTHYDSDKGQQIEANAKASLLFFWPQMDRQVRIEGSLEKIAAEQSENYFHSRPRDSQLAAASSTQSSVVPGRKTLEQNYAIQEALYEHVDVKRPDHWGGYRLIPNRFEFWQGRPNRLHDRFIFTKCSVSNNQDWSIDRLAP from the coding sequence ATGCCAAATCGAGACTACCATCAAGAACGTCGTGAATACGACTTTACAGAACTATCACGAGACCAACTTTCAAGTGATCCTTTTATTCAGTTTTCTAGTTGGATGGATGAAGCGGTTGCCAACAAAATCATTGACCCAACAGCAATGTCTGTATCCACTGTAGATAGCAATGGCCAACCACATAGCCGAGTTGTGTTATTGAAAGAAAGCGATGAACAAGGCTTTGTGTTTTACACGCATTACGATAGCGACAAAGGTCAACAAATTGAAGCAAACGCTAAGGCTTCTTTACTGTTTTTTTGGCCTCAAATGGATAGACAAGTCCGCATTGAAGGTTCACTAGAAAAAATTGCAGCGGAGCAATCTGAAAACTATTTTCACTCTCGCCCGCGTGATAGCCAATTAGCTGCTGCCAGCTCCACACAAAGTTCAGTTGTGCCTGGCCGCAAAACTTTGGAGCAAAACTATGCTATTCAAGAAGCTCTTTATGAGCATGTTGATGTTAAACGCCCAGACCATTGGGGGGGCTACCGTTTAATTCCTAATCGCTTTGAGTTTTGGCAAGGTAGACCGAATCGTTTACATGACCGTTTTATATTTACAAAATGCTCTGTATCAAATAATCAAGATTGGTCAATCGACCGCTTAGCACCTTAG